GTCACTATACTCTTGAAACGTTTTATTAATTCCGTCTTCGTCATACACCAATTTAAAATCCCAATTGTTGTAAACACCATCAACCTCTCTTGCGAGAATATTCGCAACATAGTCAATCAAAGGAACATGAACCACTCCTGCTTCTTGGGTAACTTCTGCAGTAGTTGCGTTATTATATGTCGAAATTTTGGCTAATAATTCTTCATTTTCTTCCAAGACTTTACCGACGATATTATTGATTTGATTTAATACCTTGTACTTGCTACTCATATTTGATTCCCTCTTCCTTCATAAATTGAATTAATGATTTTAATTGTGTCAACGTTCCGGTAACGGTCATTGACTTAGTAATTGATTCTTCTTTTTTAACTTCAGTAGGTGCCGCCAAAACTTCTTCAACAGGCTTAATTTGTACCTCTTTTTGAGCTGCGGCTAATGTTTGCTGTTCTTTGATTTGTTCCTCACGTTTGATTGCTTCGTTAACGTATACAATCGACCCCGAAGCGTTCAGTGTTCGTTGATACTCAACCAAGATGCGTTCCTTATGTTCTTGGACGTCAATCATCTTCAGAGCTTCATCTACTTTGTTGACGAACTCAATAATCTTTTCTCTTAGCGATTTCACGCTTGCAGATAAAGTGATGTTGAGATTCACTTGTTCAAACTTTAAGAAGTCGATGTCAAACGATTGAATGTATTCGTTGAAGAATGTTTTAAGCTCTTCGGTTTTTGCGTCTCGCAGTTTGTTCTCCACATCGTCAATCAATGTTTTTAGCAATTTGTCTGCTTCGTTATAAGGCGATGCAATGTTATCTTTATATGCATTCTCGAATTGAGTGTACGGATCCATAATTCCTTTTTTAATTTCTTTGCGCATATCTTCTGCGATTTTAAAATCTTTAGAAAAACGGGCCCGTAGTGATTTCATTTCTTTTACATTTTCTTCTGTGACAACAAGTCCTTCGAAGTTGTATTTGCCGAGCTCTTCTCTAACCTTCTTACCTGCAGCTTCCATTTGGGTAAAATCGATTACTGGTTTTTGTTTAATTGTTGCTAAGTCTGTCATAGTTTCCTCCTAGTATGTTCCTTTGACTTCAATCTGCACCGCATACTCATTAAGGTCCGTTGGTGCATGATATAACACTTTTGCATTTTGATAGTGTTTTAAGATACCTGGATGGTCGTGTGTGTTTCCGATGGGTCTTGAATCAACATTGATCAGTGTTACTTTGTATGATTTGTCGTACATTAGTTTTATAAATTGATATAACTTCATTTCTTACCTCTCATGCCATTCATCTTCGTATCGATACCAATCTTCTTTACGGAGTAATGCGGTAGATGCTTTCTTGGCTTCTTTGCAGCCTTCGCACGTTTCTTCTTTAAGGTTGTCGAAATCCGCTCCACATACAGAGCAAACGACTTCATCAAAGAATTGTGGGTCTTTGGTTCGTGTTTCATTCATAACCCCCTCCTAATTCGTTGTTATAGATTTCGGTAAATGTTTCTAAATCTCCATATCCACATTGACAGTACAAATCACGTATTGCCTTTAGGTCATAACCAAATCTTTCAACGTAACTCTGTAATAGTGTTCTAAGGTCGTTCATGCCATCTTGTGGTGTTTGGTATTCACAATATTCGACACCACATTTAATGCCACCTGCGTTGTTTGAATTGAGCCACAATGAGCTTGTTCCGTGACCCGTTTCGATACGGAATGTGGCGTTTACTAATGCCTCAAATTCTCGTGTGCTGGTTAAGTCTTGGTAATCTGTTTCTTGAACAGAATCCAGTGTCGTACGCAGGCTGTCTTCTTGCATTGACTTGATGTCATTGCTTAGGATGTAGATATCGTTTTGAGCGACATCCAAGTCGTTTTTTAATTCATTGATTGATAATTTCAACTCACCTTGATATAATTGAATTGAAATTTGTAGAGATAGAACGATTACCCCTAGTGCTGCGCCGACGCCAATCATTGCACACTTGAGTATCGTTCTTTTTTTATTCGTCATGTTTGAAGAATCCTCCGTCATATAGTTTCTTTATTCGTTCCTCTCCAATTAGATCCATAAGAGGTTTAACAGTATCGAAGTACTGTGAGTTCATTTGCTGAACTTGTAGCTTTAGAAATGACTCTTGTTCTTCTTCAGTACATAAGTGAAATAACTTGTATCTGTATCTCCCTACAGGGATGAAGTATCGTTTCTTCGGTCTCAGTTTGGATATAATTTTGCGAGCGAACCTGTTATCGCTTTTGTTTGCGAATGTAACATCATCATTGTTATCGAGTGTATGAATGGTTCTTTCTCTGTCTGTTCCTAAAAATTCTGTCATTGCATCACTTCCTTTCGTGATATGATTTCCCTATCTAAATAGATAGGAGGTGATTTTTTGAATAAATTAAGTACCAAGCCCAACCCTGACTTCCCTCTAAAATCTTGGGAAGACCTAGACAGACTTCTTCAAGCTAATTTTAAATTTAGCAAACTCACTCAGTCGGTTTCTATTGATATAGCAGATTACGACATGACTGTTGAAGAAGTTAAAAATGAAGCAATAAAGGCTGGCTATAAAGTTGATGTCGGTAGTAAGAAAATCACTTTCTACTAATTTGTTCTATTAACTCCGATACAAGCGCTTCTAATGTATCGATTCTTTTTGAAACATCGTTATTTGCACTAACGGTGTTTTCTTTATCCCATCCAAATAATTCGTTTGGTGTAATTTTCAACACCTTACATAAAACCGGAATATCGTCTGCAGTCGGCATTCTTCTGCCTTGTTCGTACATCCCTATTGCACTTGCTGAAATTCCTAGACATTGACCAAGTTGCCCTTGACCTAAGCCCAATTCAATTCTTTTATTTCTGATAATGTCCTTCATTCTTTCTCCTTTCGTTGTTTGTATCTGTTCAGTTCAAACCGATAGTTCAGACCCTCGATAGCAAATAAGGTACTTATTTTTACTCTTGTCGGCTTCCAGTCAACATCATGCGAATTTAATTTAAGTTTTTTTAATCTTTTATTCGCTTCTAGTTCTTCGTATTTCTTGCACACATCAAACAATCTCTTTGCATCATTCTGTGGAATTCCCATATAATGTCTAATTCCGTTGGTCGATATATATGGATCGTTTGAATTGAAAATCAGTTCATCCACTCTTTCTCTATCGGTCATAATTCCTCCTGTTCACATAATGTAACCGTTCCTTTCAAAAAAATTTAGATACTAAGTGCGATGGAAATCAATTTTTGTAGGATCTACTTCAACGAATTCACAAAAAATAATGAATTTATCCGCCGGCAGTTTTTGTTTTGTTTTGCCTGTTTCGTAGTTGCGCCACGTTGGCAAAGTTACGCCTAATGCCTTAGCAACCTCAGCTTGAGATTTCTTCTTCATAACTCGTGCTTCATACAACGAATATGTCATGTTGCACCTCCCCTCTGTTCACTTTATGTAACCAATATAACAATATTCTTTACATTATGTCAACACATTTTATCTAAATGTTACGTTTTTATTGTATCTTAGCACATATTAATATATAATTTGGTTACAAAAAGAGGTAATATTATGAAAACACTTAATCAAATGATTGGCGAAAAATTGAAAACCGCGAGAGAGAATAGCGGACTATCATTAAGGGCTGCAGGTGAGTTGCTCGGAAAAAATCACTCAACCATCCACTCTTACGAGAGCGGAAAACGAGCAATCAACGTCGATGTCATGGAAGAGTTGTGTAACTATTATGGCGTTAGCTACCTTGAACTTTTATCTGAAGTATATTACGAACGAAAACTTCTAACCGATAAAAAGTAATGGCAGTCAAGAAAATTAAAGACGGCCTTTGGGAAACCAGGATTTCATACCGTCAGGGAGATAAAGTTTTAAACAAACAAAAACGCTTCCCCTCAAAAGGGGAAGCGAGCAAGTTCGAGGTTGATTTTAAAGAGAGGTTAGAACAAGGAAACGATCATAACGTAACTTATGTTCAATTAATCGACAATTATTTGGAGCTAAATTCAACTCACGCAAACGAGTCAACAATCAAAGACAAGAGGTTCATGATACAACAGTTTTCCGAACACCTTTACACTATGCCTTATAGCAAAATAACAAAGTCGCATATGATGGATATCTATTTAATGATTAATAAAAAAGAATGGTCTACAGTGCGAAAAAACAAAGCTCTTTCTATATTCAAGGCAATAAGTAAGTTCGGACACGACCACTACGATTATCCGGACAAAACGAAAGCGCTAATTAGATTTCGCATGGACTCTACTGAAGTGAACGAAACTCAAGTATGGACCCCGAAAGAGCTACAAAGATTTTTACTAAGGGTTAAATCTGTAGAATACAAAACCCTATATTGGTTTATGTATTACACCGGAGTTCGATTAGGTGAGGCGTTAGCTCTCACAAAACAAGACTTCAAGGAAAAAACTGTTTCGATAAATAAAAGTATCAGAAGTTACGAGCAAGGATTCCAACCGCTAAAAACGGCTGGAAGTAAAAGAGTTATCAGTTTGGATGACCTAACTCACTCGAAGGTATCGAGGTTATTCAATTCCGAAGGAGACTTTGTTTTCGGCTCGCTTACTCCATTGTCGCGGAGTAATGTTCAGAGAACCTTTAAGGCGGCACTGGAAAATGCAAATGTTCCCGATATCCGTTTACATGATTTAAGACATTCTCACGCTACACTACTTATCAATAATAACGCAAATATTGTAGCGGTATCCAAGAGGTTAGGACACACAGATGTTCAAACAACACTTAGAACATATACTCACTTATTCAAAGAAACCGATAACGAACTAATCAACATATTGAATACAAGTATAAAAAAATAATCCCCTACATTATCCCCTACATTTAGGGATATAACAGACCGCGTTTGTATAACTGCCACCATTTTTGTGTAAAATATCATGAAATATACGCTTATCTACTTGTGTTTACAGATTCTCGGTGGCGGCACCATTTAACATTCCAACCCACTTCTAGCGGGTTTTTTTGTGCAGTTTTTACCGATACTTCCACAACAACCAGTACACGTCATAATTCAAATAAGGTCATATCTAAAGTAACTGGAAGTAGTAAGATTTGGGCTATATTAAAGTTCATGATTCATGAGTTCACTCACTGGCAATTCCAATTCAATCTTGAGGTTGTCGAAGTCTTCGACACTATCAACCTCGATAAAACACACCCCTGTAGGATCACACATCCTCTTTGTCCTTGAATCCTTTAAACAATTTATTGGTAAAGTCGACAACGTAGATGTGTAAGACCGTTGCCTGGGTAATCCTGTGACAGATCTGTAAGAGTCAATAAAAGCACACTCAAGGTTGTGCAACATTTGCGAAAAATAGTAAAAGAGATTCGTAAGTTTGATGCTGGGACAACACTTGCTACTCAAGAACTTAATAACGTTCTTGTGGAAAGCATTACTGCAATTGGTACATCACTCATTTCTAACTTACAATATAAGATGTTCCTCCAAACAGTTTCTGCTACATGACCCTTTCTCGAAAAGCAAAACCTTTATGACAAAGAAGACTTGGATTTCATTGAATCACAAGCACAACAAGGACAATGCCTATTCAAATATGGTTTGACAAGTGTACGCCTGCAGATTGAGATGGATGAGTTAAAACCTATCTTCGATACGTTCTCACCTCAATTCAAGGGCGAACAACTTAAACCACTTGCCTGAACTGTGCGAATTGCACAACTTTATTTATCTTATGACATAAATAAGCATTTTCGTTACATCCGAAAATATATAATTTGGTTTAAGAGTATTATGATTTTTATGAAGATTAAAACAATTGAATATTTACAATTCAAAGATACCTTCGAAAGAAAGAATGGAGAATTGTTATGAATAAAAGATTTAGAAATATATTCGTCGCATTGATTTTGATGATGACTATTGTGGTGCCAGGAGCGATTAAAGCTGATGAAACTGGAAACGAAGATTTTGATATTTCAACTGGATGGGTTGTTGAAGACTTTCAATGTATAGGAACTTTTGCGTGTTCCCTTGGTCTTGATGCAACGGAGTTGTTTATGGAGGGAATGAAAACTGAAATTGACGGGAAAAATTATAATTCAGCGGGCTTTAATTTTGCCAATATTGGCGAGCATACTTTCAAGGCAACGCGAACTTTGCACTTAGATCCCGGAGAAACCTACGACCTGAGCCTTCGATACTCATTATGGATGAGCCAAGCAGGTAATCCAGGTAAGGAAGGAAGTGCGACAGTTAATTTCAATGGAAAAATATATACACTTGATCAAGATCCAGAGAACAAAGTTATACTTCAAAAGCACGAAGAAACCATCGTTGTAGATAGCGCTGAAAAAGAAAGATATACGGTTACTGTTGAATTTCATTCTTATAATAATAGCAGTTTTGGACTAGGAGTAGGATATTATGATAACGAGGGTATATCGAAAGAGTTGAATGAATATACAGTTGATTTTGATTCAAATGGAGGTTCTCAAGTAGACTCATTGTCAAATGTTGTTGAGGACACGAAAATCAATCAACCAGCTAATCCAAGAAAAGAAGGATATAGTTTTGTAGGCTGGTTCTCTGATAGTCAATTAACAAGCACTTGGAACTTTGAAACAGATGTGGTTACATCTAATATTACCTTATTCGCAAAGTGGGAAATTAATACACCACCGGTAGTTGAGAATAAATACACCGTTATCTTTGATTCAAATGGTGGATCACAAGTAGAACCAATATTAAATCTTGTTGAGAATGCGAAAATTCAACAACCAATCAACCCAACTAAAGATGGGCATGATTTTGTAGGTTGGTATTCTGAAACTCAGCTAGTAAACGCATGGAACTTCACTACCGATGTAGTGACGTCAAATACTACGCTATATGCGAAATGGGAAGTGCATGAGTCTACTCAAGAACCAGAGCAAACCGACAATCCTAGTGTTCAACCAAATGAAGAAAAAACAGAAGGAAAAACTGTCTTGCCTTCTACAGGTATTTCAAATATAGTGGAAAACCTTGGAGGAATGACAGCCCTAATAGGAGCTGCTTTGATTGTCTTGAAGGAACGTTTAGGAAATAAATAACATTAAATAGATTACAAGGGAGATTCATTTTGAATCTCCTTTTTTATGTTTACATCCAATCTGACGAAACAAGTTCCTCAATTTTGAGTAAATTATTCTAATTCAAACTACAGAGAGGATTGCAAAATATACGGAAGAGTAGATATACCTCAATTTAAATTAGATGCAGGTTACGAGTATGTTTCAGATAAATTCCAAAAAAATGTGCTGTAAAAGATTAAACCCATGTCACACTCACAATATTTCATTGGTTATGATTGTTTGTTTTTATATCCTTCAAGATATCACACACAGTTCCTTATGAATATATATTGTTATGCTCTTATGCTTTGGAATGAGTTGTTATTGATTGTTTTATTTAGCTTTAATATTTTATTCTACATTACAAAACACATACCTATTTTCATTGCAGGTTGATGAAGTTTGTGACTAAATTATATAACTTTTGGATTTCACATCCGCTTTACACATTCTCTTTCCTAATATTTTTTGTCTTTTTGAGAACAATGTGCCTATAGTCCATGTTTGCGGAACGAAATCGACACTGAAGTAAAGGGTTACGCGATAGCAGTGTGACTTAGATGATCCAAAACTGATTTCTCCACATGATTCAAGTTCTGAGAATAAATCTCAGATTAAAGACATAATCAACCCAACTGATAAATAAATGAAATGTGTACGAGATAATAAAGCAACGATTCAACCTATGACACCCATGTAGCGAAATAGTTCGCCAGGTAAAATCAAAGATACATCTGAAGTTTTAGGATGATTATAATGAGGTTATGAATCGCTATGAAAAAAGCGGTACTTGTGTGCCGCTCACTATTGTTCAAATATAATTCAATAATCTACTTAGTTCGCTTTACAGGTAAAGCCCATTGATTCAATATTTGCTATTGATTGTTTCAATGATACAAACGCAACTTTTTCATCACCGTCTAATTGAATCATGCCTGTACTTGAGAGTTCTTGTAAATCAGCAATCTCTAAATCGAATTCCGCAATATCATAAATCTTAGTGTCATCTATTCGTTCTACAGAAAGCTTTACTCCAGTCATTTTATTCATTTCTTCTAAATTCTTATCTACACTTCCCATAATCGTATCCAGTGTCTCTTTATCACCAGCATCTAATACTGCCTTGATATTTAACTTAGTAATTACGTCACCTTTTGAAGTATAAGTTTGCTCACCTGATTCATAAACTGCATATGGTTCATTACTTGAGCATACTGTGACTACTTCTTTTTGTTCCTTTGAACCACATCCTACCAATACCAATACCGCAAATAGTGTAACTATTAATTTTTTCATAATAAGTCCTCCAATATGTGCAATATTAGCATCCAACGCGAGTATTTAGCTAATTTTGTAATCAAAACTGCAATCTAAGTCACGAATGAACGTCTCTTCATACTTTACTTTATTATACTAACTGTAAATTTATTTATCGCAATTACTGTATTTTATTAACATTTGAGACAAAATAAAGGCTTAACTCTGTGTCAACACGAACTTCTATTTTGATTTCTCTTTGAACAAATTGGGCGATGAATCCATTTTGTACAAGATGTTATTGACTGTTTCCTGCTTTCTTAAATTTTCCCCTAAATCGGCAGTCAACTTCAATTGCACAATATTTATAGAATGAGTTAACTGCGTTTTCAATGTATCCAATTAGGATACTTGCCCACCGGACTGATTCCATTTTATTTATCAATGGGGAGTCCATTAATAAATCGAGAAGCGATGGATGGAAATCATCCCCTAATCTATTCCAACTTGGCGGATATATCGATATAATTATTTTTTTTGTATGGCAATCCAGATTTCGCTATAACGTGCATGTGGCGGGTCGTTGTAGTTTGAAAATGATATTTCAGGTGCTTCAACAAGTTCATAACTTGATGCAGGTAACCATTCAGAAAATATCCGAGCCCAGGTATCTTGCAAGGATTGTGGAAACGAACCTGTTATTGGGAATACCGCCCACAATTGCTTCGCAACGTGTATTTGCACCAAATCCTCACGTCCCATTATGTTTGTTGATAAGAATCCAATCATGTGTTCAAGTGAACCGTCTTTATCACTGTCTCTGCCATCGAAGTTGAATGATGCATTAATAACTTGATGGGGATAGAGGTTCCCCACACTGTGCATCGCTTCTCTTTGTTCTTGGGTGATTGATTGTGCGAGATTAATAATTTCTTCATTCTCACCTTCAAATTGCAGCGCAATTCTCTTTGTCACACCAATGATGTTAAATGCTTCTTTCATTTCTATTCTAAATTCCATCGAAATCCCTCCTTTTAAGGTGTATGAAAATTCAAGTTTTGGAAAAAAATATTGATTCGTGGTCATTGATATCTCTGACGGCCTAACGCCGCTCCACTCTTGAAAAGCATTTGAGAAACCATCTGATGAGTTGTAACCATAGTTAAATGCGACTTCTGTCACCTTTTGACCTGCTATTAGATCTTGTGTCGCCAAGGATAGCTTTCTTTTTCGAATATACTCATTTAATGACAACCCAGTTAGAAACATAAATACTCTTTTGAAGTGATAGTCTGAGTAACCGGAAATTTTCTCAATCTCTTGTTTGTGAATTTCATCCAATAAATGATTTTCAATATATTCAATAACATCATTAAAACTTTCAAGCATCATATAATTCTCCTCCCTTACACTCCTATTATAGATTTATAGGATTAACGACACCCGATATTGTTTGCACAACAACTATCGGATACATGATCGATAATTTATACTTATCATTATAACGTGTAAATTATCGATGCGTGATGATATCTGTAAAATAGCGTATACTAGTATGTAGACTATGAGGGAGTAATTTAGAACAAAAATTTGGAGGCATCAGAAAATGAAGCAAAAGAAAAGCATCATTGTGATGATCACACTGGTCGTTATAATTGTATTGGGCGCATTCTGGATTCACGATTTAACCCAACCAATCAACAAAGAACCCTCGATTCAGTTCAGAGATAATATCGTAATTGAATATGGGTATACTACTTCAGGTAGTGGAACGACCAAGGAAATACAAGACGGTATTAAAAACGGCACAATTGTGCAAGCGGCCTATTTAAACACCGAAGTACACGTTGAACAAATTGTGGATTTT
The window above is part of the Erysipelothrix sp. HDW6C genome. Proteins encoded here:
- a CDS encoding DUF1351 domain-containing protein gives rise to the protein MTDLATIKQKPVIDFTQMEAAGKKVREELGKYNFEGLVVTEENVKEMKSLRARFSKDFKIAEDMRKEIKKGIMDPYTQFENAYKDNIASPYNEADKLLKTLIDDVENKLRDAKTEELKTFFNEYIQSFDIDFLKFEQVNLNITLSASVKSLREKIIEFVNKVDEALKMIDVQEHKERILVEYQRTLNASGSIVYVNEAIKREEQIKEQQTLAAAQKEVQIKPVEEVLAAPTEVKKEESITKSMTVTGTLTQLKSLIQFMKEEGIKYE
- a CDS encoding glucosaminidase domain-containing protein; translation: MTNKKRTILKCAMIGVGAALGVIVLSLQISIQLYQGELKLSINELKNDLDVAQNDIYILSNDIKSMQEDSLRTTLDSVQETDYQDLTSTREFEALVNATFRIETGHGTSSLWLNSNNAGGIKCGVEYCEYQTPQDGMNDLRTLLQSYVERFGYDLKAIRDLYCQCGYGDLETFTEIYNNELGGGYE
- a CDS encoding helix-turn-helix domain-containing protein; the encoded protein is MKDIIRNKRIELGLGQGQLGQCLGISASAIGMYEQGRRMPTADDIPVLCKVLKITPNELFGWDKENTVSANNDVSKRIDTLEALVSELIEQISRK
- a CDS encoding helix-turn-helix transcriptional regulator translates to MTYSLYEARVMKKKSQAEVAKALGVTLPTWRNYETGKTKQKLPADKFIIFCEFVEVDPTKIDFHRT
- a CDS encoding helix-turn-helix domain-containing protein, which codes for MKTLNQMIGEKLKTARENSGLSLRAAGELLGKNHSTIHSYESGKRAINVDVMEELCNYYGVSYLELLSEVYYERKLLTDKK
- a CDS encoding site-specific integrase; this encodes MAVKKIKDGLWETRISYRQGDKVLNKQKRFPSKGEASKFEVDFKERLEQGNDHNVTYVQLIDNYLELNSTHANESTIKDKRFMIQQFSEHLYTMPYSKITKSHMMDIYLMINKKEWSTVRKNKALSIFKAISKFGHDHYDYPDKTKALIRFRMDSTEVNETQVWTPKELQRFLLRVKSVEYKTLYWFMYYTGVRLGEALALTKQDFKEKTVSINKSIRSYEQGFQPLKTAGSKRVISLDDLTHSKVSRLFNSEGDFVFGSLTPLSRSNVQRTFKAALENANVPDIRLHDLRHSHATLLINNNANIVAVSKRLGHTDVQTTLRTYTHLFKETDNELINILNTSIKK
- a CDS encoding InlB B-repeat-containing protein encodes the protein MNKRFRNIFVALILMMTIVVPGAIKADETGNEDFDISTGWVVEDFQCIGTFACSLGLDATELFMEGMKTEIDGKNYNSAGFNFANIGEHTFKATRTLHLDPGETYDLSLRYSLWMSQAGNPGKEGSATVNFNGKIYTLDQDPENKVILQKHEETIVVDSAEKERYTVTVEFHSYNNSSFGLGVGYYDNEGISKELNEYTVDFDSNGGSQVDSLSNVVEDTKINQPANPRKEGYSFVGWFSDSQLTSTWNFETDVVTSNITLFAKWEINTPPVVENKYTVIFDSNGGSQVEPILNLVENAKIQQPINPTKDGHDFVGWYSETQLVNAWNFTTDVVTSNTTLYAKWEVHESTQEPEQTDNPSVQPNEEKTEGKTVLPSTGISNIVENLGGMTALIGAALIVLKERLGNK
- a CDS encoding DUF1307 domain-containing protein; this translates as MKKLIVTLFAVLVLVGCGSKEQKEVVTVCSSNEPYAVYESGEQTYTSKGDVITKLNIKAVLDAGDKETLDTIMGSVDKNLEEMNKMTGVKLSVERIDDTKIYDIAEFDLEIADLQELSSTGMIQLDGDEKVAFVSLKQSIANIESMGFTCKAN
- a CDS encoding AraC family transcriptional regulator — translated: MMLESFNDVIEYIENHLLDEIHKQEIEKISGYSDYHFKRVFMFLTGLSLNEYIRKRKLSLATQDLIAGQKVTEVAFNYGYNSSDGFSNAFQEWSGVRPSEISMTTNQYFFPKLEFSYTLKGGISMEFRIEMKEAFNIIGVTKRIALQFEGENEEIINLAQSITQEQREAMHSVGNLYPHQVINASFNFDGRDSDKDGSLEHMIGFLSTNIMGREDLVQIHVAKQLWAVFPITGSFPQSLQDTWARIFSEWLPASSYELVEAPEISFSNYNDPPHARYSEIWIAIQKK